The Mercurialis annua linkage group LG8, ddMerAnnu1.2, whole genome shotgun sequence genome window below encodes:
- the LOC130014484 gene encoding uncharacterized protein LOC130014484 isoform X1 produces MVLMGLLFKFAVECFNVLAWPLFALGYPLCASVQAIETNSITDTQKLVTYWICFSLISLFEHVFANLLQWSTSWPYIKLVIVSCLVVPHFEGSLYVYKHLVHPCQFVNQQTVYDWFAKLKEFYLLIEEKRKAKESGHDAAKNLAAFGSLATFKPKLEEAKFAKKESNAAPIVETKEVISTKQEQVSQIEPNFALSGNRMCMSKGIKETVAAKIIVGDFNDILSSKIISEDRTCDACQATTTTGEGDLVSGHNKQASEIKTPASALLGSREIVNSAVRDIPDKQHSKPVRKMWMCSVCPETATSVTDFVSHLQGKQHIDACEKQKLKEQMLKSKISPPPDAGCNLFEKLQSNSIQTPWSCTVCRVTVTSKMDLISHFQGRRHENALMQLKNKIETSRNSIFSDKMEKETESRRTDFQIPWTCGTCMVIIKGEASLVSHLQGKRHLNACDKAKCLKQTSVGQKSSPFGNASLPENTTGSTAKQQVKQVNMKSGFVEIRNSLWWCTICNISCNSEGNMNYHLNGSKHLANVNCA; encoded by the exons ATGGTTTTGATGGGTCTTCTCTTCAAATTTGCAGTAGAATGCTTTAATGTTCTTGCAtg GCCTCTCTTTGCATTGGGCTACCCTCT ATGTGCTTCCGTTCAAGCTATTGAGACTAACTCGATCACAGACACACAGAAGTTGGTCACTTATTGGATCTGCTTTTCCTTGATTTCGCTATTTGAACATGTTTTTGCGAATCTGCTTCAGTG GTCTACCTCCTGGCCTTACATTAAGCTAGTCATCGTCAGCTGTTTGGTTGTTCCGCACTTTGAGGGTTCTCTTTATGTTTACAAACACCTTGTTCATCCATGTCAGTTTGTGAACCAACAAACTGTGTATGACTGGTTCGCCAAGCTGAAGGAGTTCTACCTTCTAATCGAGgaaaaaagaaaagcaaaagaaagTGGACATGATGCTGCAAAAAATCTCGCTGCTTTTGGTTCGTTGGCGACTTTCAAG CCAAAGCTTGAAGAAGCTAAATTTGCAAAGAAGGAAAGTAATGCTGCACCAATCGTGGAGACGAAAGAAGTGATCTCGACTAAGCAG GAGCAGGTCAGTCAAATAGAACCCAACTTCGCTTTGTCTGGAAACAGAATGTGTATGTCTAAGGGGATCAAAGAAACGGTAGCTGCAAAAATAATAGTTGGAGATTTTAATGACATACTTTCTTCTAAAATAATTTCAGAGGACCGGACTTGTGATGCATGTCAGGCCACAACAACGACAGGCGAGGGAGACCTCGTGTCAGGTCACAATAAGCAGGCATCTGAAATCAAGACTCCTGCTAGTGCACTTCTGGGAAGTCGAGAAATAGTTAACTCAGCAGTTAGAGATATTCCTGACAAACAACATTCTAAGCCTGTTCGAAAGATGTGGATGTGTTCTGTATGTCCGGAAACAGCCACAAGTGTGACGGACTTTGTTTCACATCTTCAAGGAAAGCAACATATAGATGCTTGTGAGAAGCAGAAACTCAAGGAACAGATGTTAAAAAGCAAGATTAGTCCACCTCCTGACGCTGGTTGTAatctttttgaaaaattacaatCGAATAGCATCCAAACACCATGGAGTTGCACTGTCTGTCGGGTAACAGTCACAAGTAAAATGGACcttatttcacattttcaggGAAGACGGCATGAGAATGCTCTGATGCAGCTTAAGAATAAGATCGAGACATCGAGAAACAGCATTTTCTCCGATAAAATGGAAAAAGAGACAGAATCCCGTCGCACGGATTTCCAAATTCCATGGACTTGTGGTACTTGTATGGTAATAATCAAAGGCGAGGCTAGCCTTGTATCGCATCTTCAAGGAAAGCGACATTTGAATGCTTGTGATAAGGCAAAATGTCTAAAACAGACTTCGGTGGGACAGAAATCAAGTCCTTTCGGAAATGCTTCTTTGCCAGAAAATACTACAGGAAGCACGGCGAAGCAACAAGTTAAGCAAGTGAATATGAAGAGCGGATTTGTTGAGATTAGAAATTCTTTGTGGTGGTGTACCATTTGTAATATAAGCTGCAATAGTGAAGGAAATATGAACTATCATCTTAATGGGAGCAAGCACTTGGCTAATGTAAATTGTGCTTGA
- the LOC126659533 gene encoding uncharacterized protein LOC126659533 isoform X1, which translates to MGLLFKVALECFNVLAWPLFALGYPLCASVQAIETNSITDTQKLVTYWICFSLISLFEHAFMNLLRWFTSWPYIKLVMVGCLIIPHFEGSLYVYKHLVHPCLCVNQQTVLDWLIKLKEFYLLIKEKGEAKETGLDAAKNPVSFGSLATFKQPKLEEAEVTKKDSNSTAIVEKKELISTKQVGQIESGFALSGNRMCTPNGIKEIMAAKITGGDFLDILPSKKSSEDRTIDACQVTTTSEGDITCSSLEIKDLILDETISGSQNVEAHKKPQTLNCALCKVTASGIMGLVSHFQGKRHEDALQKLKIKIQTSKLNSVAAVGVESESAESINIPNKSNNYDIQLPWKCCICRATLTAETSLVSHLQGKRHKESCERIQAWKAEVSQFRCTICNVRCGSEGSLNDHLNGSKHLAKTVQLSSSAGSAGSSSVPN; encoded by the exons CTTCAAAGTTGCATTAGAATGCTTTAATGTTCTTGCAtg GCCTCTCTTTGCATTGGGCTACCCTCT ATGTGCTTCAGTTCAAGCTATTGAGACTAACTCGATAACCGACACACAGAAGTTGGTCACTTATTGGATCTGCTTTTCCTTGATTTCGCTATTCGAACATGCTTTTATGAATCTGCTTCGGTG GTTTACCTCCTGGCCTTACATTAAGCTAGTCATGGTCGGCTGTTTGATTATTCCTCATTTTGAGGGTTCTCTTTATGTCTACAAACACCTTGTTCATCCATGCCTGTGTGTGAACCAACAAACTGTTCTCGACTGGTTGATCAAGCTGAAGGAGTTCTACCTTCTAATCAAGGAAAAAGGAGAAGCGAAAGAAACTGGACTTGATGCTGCGAAAAATCCCGTTTCTTTTGGTTCTTTGGCGACTTTCAAG CAGCCAAAGCTTGAAGAAGCTGAAGTTACTAAGAAAGATAGTAATAGTACAGCAATCGTGGAGAAGAAAGAATTGATCTCAACCAAGCAG GTCGGGCAAATAGAATCCGGCTTCGCTTTGTCAGGAAACAGAATGTGTACACCTAACGGGATCAAAGAAATAATGGCTGCAAAAATAACAGGTGGAGATTTTCTCGACATACTGCCTTCTAAAAAGAGTTCAGAGGACCGGACTATTGACGCATGTCAGGTCACAACGACAAGCGAGGGAGACATAACATGTTCATCTCTGGAGATCAAAGATTTAATCCTAGATGAAACAATATCAG GAAGCCAAAATGTGGAAGCGCATAAAAAGCCACAGACATTGAATTGTGCACTGTGTAAGGTGACGGCGAGTGGCATAATGGGCCTGGTTTCCCATTTTCAGGGAAAGCGACATGAAGATGCTCTTCAGAAGCTGAAAATCAAGATTCAGACATCCAAGCTCAATTCTGTTGCCGCTGTTGGTGTTGAATCAGAATCGGCAGAGAGCATTAATATTCCCaacaaatcaaataattatGATATTCAGTTGCCATGGAAATGTTGTATTTGTCGAGCAACACTCACAGCCGAGACAAGCCTGGTTTCGCATCTTCAAGGGAAGCGACATAAGGAATCGTGCGAGAGGATTCAAGCATGGAAAGCTGAAGTTTCGCAGTTTCGGTGCACAATTTGTAATGTTAGGTGTGGTAGTGAGGGAAGCTTAAATGATCATCTTAATGGAAGCAAGCACTTGGCTAAAACTGTTCAACTTAGCAGCAGCGCGGGCAGCGCCGGCAGCAGCAGCGTGCCAAACTGA
- the LOC126659533 gene encoding uncharacterized protein LOC126659533 isoform X2: MGLLFKVALECFNVLAWPLFALGYPLCASVQAIETNSITDTQKLVTYWICFSLISLFEHAFMNLLRWFTSWPYIKLVMVGCLIIPHFEGSLYVYKHLVHPCLCVNQQTVLDWLIKLKEFYLLIKEKGEAKETGLDAAKNPVSFGSLATFKPKLEEAEVTKKDSNSTAIVEKKELISTKQVGQIESGFALSGNRMCTPNGIKEIMAAKITGGDFLDILPSKKSSEDRTIDACQVTTTSEGDITCSSLEIKDLILDETISGSQNVEAHKKPQTLNCALCKVTASGIMGLVSHFQGKRHEDALQKLKIKIQTSKLNSVAAVGVESESAESINIPNKSNNYDIQLPWKCCICRATLTAETSLVSHLQGKRHKESCERIQAWKAEVSQFRCTICNVRCGSEGSLNDHLNGSKHLAKTVQLSSSAGSAGSSSVPN, translated from the exons CTTCAAAGTTGCATTAGAATGCTTTAATGTTCTTGCAtg GCCTCTCTTTGCATTGGGCTACCCTCT ATGTGCTTCAGTTCAAGCTATTGAGACTAACTCGATAACCGACACACAGAAGTTGGTCACTTATTGGATCTGCTTTTCCTTGATTTCGCTATTCGAACATGCTTTTATGAATCTGCTTCGGTG GTTTACCTCCTGGCCTTACATTAAGCTAGTCATGGTCGGCTGTTTGATTATTCCTCATTTTGAGGGTTCTCTTTATGTCTACAAACACCTTGTTCATCCATGCCTGTGTGTGAACCAACAAACTGTTCTCGACTGGTTGATCAAGCTGAAGGAGTTCTACCTTCTAATCAAGGAAAAAGGAGAAGCGAAAGAAACTGGACTTGATGCTGCGAAAAATCCCGTTTCTTTTGGTTCTTTGGCGACTTTCAAG CCAAAGCTTGAAGAAGCTGAAGTTACTAAGAAAGATAGTAATAGTACAGCAATCGTGGAGAAGAAAGAATTGATCTCAACCAAGCAG GTCGGGCAAATAGAATCCGGCTTCGCTTTGTCAGGAAACAGAATGTGTACACCTAACGGGATCAAAGAAATAATGGCTGCAAAAATAACAGGTGGAGATTTTCTCGACATACTGCCTTCTAAAAAGAGTTCAGAGGACCGGACTATTGACGCATGTCAGGTCACAACGACAAGCGAGGGAGACATAACATGTTCATCTCTGGAGATCAAAGATTTAATCCTAGATGAAACAATATCAG GAAGCCAAAATGTGGAAGCGCATAAAAAGCCACAGACATTGAATTGTGCACTGTGTAAGGTGACGGCGAGTGGCATAATGGGCCTGGTTTCCCATTTTCAGGGAAAGCGACATGAAGATGCTCTTCAGAAGCTGAAAATCAAGATTCAGACATCCAAGCTCAATTCTGTTGCCGCTGTTGGTGTTGAATCAGAATCGGCAGAGAGCATTAATATTCCCaacaaatcaaataattatGATATTCAGTTGCCATGGAAATGTTGTATTTGTCGAGCAACACTCACAGCCGAGACAAGCCTGGTTTCGCATCTTCAAGGGAAGCGACATAAGGAATCGTGCGAGAGGATTCAAGCATGGAAAGCTGAAGTTTCGCAGTTTCGGTGCACAATTTGTAATGTTAGGTGTGGTAGTGAGGGAAGCTTAAATGATCATCTTAATGGAAGCAAGCACTTGGCTAAAACTGTTCAACTTAGCAGCAGCGCGGGCAGCGCCGGCAGCAGCAGCGTGCCAAACTGA
- the LOC130014484 gene encoding uncharacterized protein LOC130014484 isoform X2, whose translation MVLMGLLFKFAVECFNVLAWPLFALGYPLCASVQAIETNSITDTQKLVTYWICFSLISLFEHVFANLLQWSTSWPYIKLVIVSCLVVPHFEGSLYVYKHLVHPCQFVNQQTVYDWFAKLKEFYLLIEEKRKAKESGHDAAKNLAAFGSLATFKPKLEEAKFAKKESNAAPIVETKEVISTKQVSQIEPNFALSGNRMCMSKGIKETVAAKIIVGDFNDILSSKIISEDRTCDACQATTTTGEGDLVSGHNKQASEIKTPASALLGSREIVNSAVRDIPDKQHSKPVRKMWMCSVCPETATSVTDFVSHLQGKQHIDACEKQKLKEQMLKSKISPPPDAGCNLFEKLQSNSIQTPWSCTVCRVTVTSKMDLISHFQGRRHENALMQLKNKIETSRNSIFSDKMEKETESRRTDFQIPWTCGTCMVIIKGEASLVSHLQGKRHLNACDKAKCLKQTSVGQKSSPFGNASLPENTTGSTAKQQVKQVNMKSGFVEIRNSLWWCTICNISCNSEGNMNYHLNGSKHLANVNCA comes from the exons ATGGTTTTGATGGGTCTTCTCTTCAAATTTGCAGTAGAATGCTTTAATGTTCTTGCAtg GCCTCTCTTTGCATTGGGCTACCCTCT ATGTGCTTCCGTTCAAGCTATTGAGACTAACTCGATCACAGACACACAGAAGTTGGTCACTTATTGGATCTGCTTTTCCTTGATTTCGCTATTTGAACATGTTTTTGCGAATCTGCTTCAGTG GTCTACCTCCTGGCCTTACATTAAGCTAGTCATCGTCAGCTGTTTGGTTGTTCCGCACTTTGAGGGTTCTCTTTATGTTTACAAACACCTTGTTCATCCATGTCAGTTTGTGAACCAACAAACTGTGTATGACTGGTTCGCCAAGCTGAAGGAGTTCTACCTTCTAATCGAGgaaaaaagaaaagcaaaagaaagTGGACATGATGCTGCAAAAAATCTCGCTGCTTTTGGTTCGTTGGCGACTTTCAAG CCAAAGCTTGAAGAAGCTAAATTTGCAAAGAAGGAAAGTAATGCTGCACCAATCGTGGAGACGAAAGAAGTGATCTCGACTAAGCAG GTCAGTCAAATAGAACCCAACTTCGCTTTGTCTGGAAACAGAATGTGTATGTCTAAGGGGATCAAAGAAACGGTAGCTGCAAAAATAATAGTTGGAGATTTTAATGACATACTTTCTTCTAAAATAATTTCAGAGGACCGGACTTGTGATGCATGTCAGGCCACAACAACGACAGGCGAGGGAGACCTCGTGTCAGGTCACAATAAGCAGGCATCTGAAATCAAGACTCCTGCTAGTGCACTTCTGGGAAGTCGAGAAATAGTTAACTCAGCAGTTAGAGATATTCCTGACAAACAACATTCTAAGCCTGTTCGAAAGATGTGGATGTGTTCTGTATGTCCGGAAACAGCCACAAGTGTGACGGACTTTGTTTCACATCTTCAAGGAAAGCAACATATAGATGCTTGTGAGAAGCAGAAACTCAAGGAACAGATGTTAAAAAGCAAGATTAGTCCACCTCCTGACGCTGGTTGTAatctttttgaaaaattacaatCGAATAGCATCCAAACACCATGGAGTTGCACTGTCTGTCGGGTAACAGTCACAAGTAAAATGGACcttatttcacattttcaggGAAGACGGCATGAGAATGCTCTGATGCAGCTTAAGAATAAGATCGAGACATCGAGAAACAGCATTTTCTCCGATAAAATGGAAAAAGAGACAGAATCCCGTCGCACGGATTTCCAAATTCCATGGACTTGTGGTACTTGTATGGTAATAATCAAAGGCGAGGCTAGCCTTGTATCGCATCTTCAAGGAAAGCGACATTTGAATGCTTGTGATAAGGCAAAATGTCTAAAACAGACTTCGGTGGGACAGAAATCAAGTCCTTTCGGAAATGCTTCTTTGCCAGAAAATACTACAGGAAGCACGGCGAAGCAACAAGTTAAGCAAGTGAATATGAAGAGCGGATTTGTTGAGATTAGAAATTCTTTGTGGTGGTGTACCATTTGTAATATAAGCTGCAATAGTGAAGGAAATATGAACTATCATCTTAATGGGAGCAAGCACTTGGCTAATGTAAATTGTGCTTGA
- the LOC130014484 gene encoding uncharacterized protein LOC130014484 isoform X3, translating into MVLMGLLFKFAVECFNVLAWPLFALGYPLSTSWPYIKLVIVSCLVVPHFEGSLYVYKHLVHPCQFVNQQTVYDWFAKLKEFYLLIEEKRKAKESGHDAAKNLAAFGSLATFKPKLEEAKFAKKESNAAPIVETKEVISTKQEQVSQIEPNFALSGNRMCMSKGIKETVAAKIIVGDFNDILSSKIISEDRTCDACQATTTTGEGDLVSGHNKQASEIKTPASALLGSREIVNSAVRDIPDKQHSKPVRKMWMCSVCPETATSVTDFVSHLQGKQHIDACEKQKLKEQMLKSKISPPPDAGCNLFEKLQSNSIQTPWSCTVCRVTVTSKMDLISHFQGRRHENALMQLKNKIETSRNSIFSDKMEKETESRRTDFQIPWTCGTCMVIIKGEASLVSHLQGKRHLNACDKAKCLKQTSVGQKSSPFGNASLPENTTGSTAKQQVKQVNMKSGFVEIRNSLWWCTICNISCNSEGNMNYHLNGSKHLANVNCA; encoded by the exons ATGGTTTTGATGGGTCTTCTCTTCAAATTTGCAGTAGAATGCTTTAATGTTCTTGCAtg GCCTCTCTTTGCATTGGGCTACCCTCT GTCTACCTCCTGGCCTTACATTAAGCTAGTCATCGTCAGCTGTTTGGTTGTTCCGCACTTTGAGGGTTCTCTTTATGTTTACAAACACCTTGTTCATCCATGTCAGTTTGTGAACCAACAAACTGTGTATGACTGGTTCGCCAAGCTGAAGGAGTTCTACCTTCTAATCGAGgaaaaaagaaaagcaaaagaaagTGGACATGATGCTGCAAAAAATCTCGCTGCTTTTGGTTCGTTGGCGACTTTCAAG CCAAAGCTTGAAGAAGCTAAATTTGCAAAGAAGGAAAGTAATGCTGCACCAATCGTGGAGACGAAAGAAGTGATCTCGACTAAGCAG GAGCAGGTCAGTCAAATAGAACCCAACTTCGCTTTGTCTGGAAACAGAATGTGTATGTCTAAGGGGATCAAAGAAACGGTAGCTGCAAAAATAATAGTTGGAGATTTTAATGACATACTTTCTTCTAAAATAATTTCAGAGGACCGGACTTGTGATGCATGTCAGGCCACAACAACGACAGGCGAGGGAGACCTCGTGTCAGGTCACAATAAGCAGGCATCTGAAATCAAGACTCCTGCTAGTGCACTTCTGGGAAGTCGAGAAATAGTTAACTCAGCAGTTAGAGATATTCCTGACAAACAACATTCTAAGCCTGTTCGAAAGATGTGGATGTGTTCTGTATGTCCGGAAACAGCCACAAGTGTGACGGACTTTGTTTCACATCTTCAAGGAAAGCAACATATAGATGCTTGTGAGAAGCAGAAACTCAAGGAACAGATGTTAAAAAGCAAGATTAGTCCACCTCCTGACGCTGGTTGTAatctttttgaaaaattacaatCGAATAGCATCCAAACACCATGGAGTTGCACTGTCTGTCGGGTAACAGTCACAAGTAAAATGGACcttatttcacattttcaggGAAGACGGCATGAGAATGCTCTGATGCAGCTTAAGAATAAGATCGAGACATCGAGAAACAGCATTTTCTCCGATAAAATGGAAAAAGAGACAGAATCCCGTCGCACGGATTTCCAAATTCCATGGACTTGTGGTACTTGTATGGTAATAATCAAAGGCGAGGCTAGCCTTGTATCGCATCTTCAAGGAAAGCGACATTTGAATGCTTGTGATAAGGCAAAATGTCTAAAACAGACTTCGGTGGGACAGAAATCAAGTCCTTTCGGAAATGCTTCTTTGCCAGAAAATACTACAGGAAGCACGGCGAAGCAACAAGTTAAGCAAGTGAATATGAAGAGCGGATTTGTTGAGATTAGAAATTCTTTGTGGTGGTGTACCATTTGTAATATAAGCTGCAATAGTGAAGGAAATATGAACTATCATCTTAATGGGAGCAAGCACTTGGCTAATGTAAATTGTGCTTGA